From Gemmatimonadaceae bacterium:
CTCGCGCGGATCGCGCCGCGGATCCCACGGGTTGTAGCCGTACCCATTCAGCCCGTTGTAGTTGCCGGGCATGCCCGTCGCGACCCAGTTCGCCAGCTCGGTGAGCTGCGTCTTCGCGAGAATGATCGCGCCCGCGGCCTCGAGATTCTTCGTCAGCGTCGCGTCATATGGCGGCACGAGATCGGCAAACGCCAGCGCGCCACCGGTCGTCGGCATGTCCGTCGTATGGATGTTGTCCTTGAGCGCGACGGGAATCCCGTGCAGCGGTCCAAGAATCCGACCCTGCGCGCGCAACCGGTCGAGCGAGTCGGCGATCGCGAACGCGCGCGGATTCACCGTGATCGCGGCGTGCAGCTTGTCCTCGTACATGCCGATGCGCTCGAGATATTGCCGCACCAGCTCGTGCGAGGTCACGCGCTTCTGCTCGAGCGCGCGGCGCATTTCCGGAATGCCGGCTTCGACGACAGAGAATGGCTGCTGGGCGCTGAGCGCGGGCCAGGCAACGCTGAGCGCGACGATCGCGCGGACGCAAATCTGTGACAGGCGATTCATGATAGTATGCTAAAGTCTGAGCGGAACCAGGGGTCCTCAATGATGCAGCGCTCCGGCCCATTCCGCACCTGGGCGGCTCGGCGCCCTAGGCGCGCTCCGCGAAGATCTGGACGAGATGCACCAACGTCTCGGTCGTCTTCTCGAGGCCGCGCCGCGAGTTGAACTCGAGCTTGCCGTGAAACTCGTGCCCGCCGGTGAAGATGTTCGGGCAGGGCAGCCCGCGGAACGTGAGCTTCGACCCGTCCGTGCCGCCGCGAATGGGCTCCACGAAGGGCTCGAGTCCCGCGCGCCGCGCCGCCTCCATCGCGTATTCCGTCAATTCAGGATGCTTCGCCAGCACTTCCTTCATGTTGCGATAGTTCTCTTTCACGCTCACCGACACGGTGACGCCCGGGAATTCCTTCTCGGTGTCGGCGGCGAGCGTGCGAATCATCGCCTCCTTGGCCTGGAGTCCCGCCAGGTCGAAATCGCGTAACAATACTTTAATGCTGGATTCGGCAACATCGGCCGCTCCAATGTAGGGGTGCACGAACCCGATGCGACCCTCGGTACTCTCGGGCAGCATGTCGTGCGGCATGCGCGTGAGGAAATACGCCATCGCGTAGATCGAGTTGACCATCACGCCTTTCGCCGTCCCCGGATGCGTGTTCCGCCCATGAAACGCCACCGTCGCGAGCCGCGCGCTCCACGTCTCCTCGCTGATCTCGCCGAGCGGGCCGCCATCCACCGTGTAGGCGAAGCGGGCGCCAAAGCCTTCGACCTCGAACTTCTCGATGCCCGTGCCGATCTCTTCGTCGGCGGTGAATCCGATCGCCAGCGGGCCGTGGATGATGTCCGGATTCTGCTGCAGCGTATCGACCAACGTCATGATCGTCGCTACGCCGGCCTTGTCATCGGAGCCGAGGAGCGTCGTGCCGTCCGTGGTGATAATGTCGTCGCCGATCATCGTCTTCAGCAGGGGATGCTGCGCGACGGTGATCACCTGCGAGGGATCGCCCGGCAACACGATGTCGCCGCCTTGATAGTTCTTGTGAATGATGGGCTTCACATTCGCGCCCGACGTCGCCGGCGAGGTATCGACGTGCGCGAGCAAGCCGATGACGGGAATGTCCTTGGAATTCGGCGCGTTACCGGCAATCTTCGCGTACACCATGCAGTACTCGTCGATGCGCGCGTCCTGCGCGCCGAGCTGCTGCAGTTCGGTGACGAGCAGCCGCGACAGATCCCACTGCGTCGCCGTGCTCGGCGTCGTCGTCGCGTCTTCGGCCGATTGCGTGTCGATGCGCACGTAGCGCAGGAACCGATCGACGACGGATTCGCGAGCGGGACGAAGGGTCATGACGTAGCTCGATGTGAATTCATTCATTTTCCTTAGCGGCAAGACAACGGCGCGAAGGCCCGCGCGTTGCTCGAAGGATTTCCCGAGACGGCCACTCGGCGTCATTCAACATTAACCAGGCTCAGGCTTGGTCGTATGCGGCGCGATTTCTGGACGATTGTCGGT
This genomic window contains:
- the pepT gene encoding peptidase T, encoding MTLRPARESVVDRFLRYVRIDTQSAEDATTTPSTATQWDLSRLLVTELQQLGAQDARIDEYCMVYAKIAGNAPNSKDIPVIGLLAHVDTSPATSGANVKPIIHKNYQGGDIVLPGDPSQVITVAQHPLLKTMIGDDIITTDGTTLLGSDDKAGVATIMTLVDTLQQNPDIIHGPLAIGFTADEEIGTGIEKFEVEGFGARFAYTVDGGPLGEISEETWSARLATVAFHGRNTHPGTAKGVMVNSIYAMAYFLTRMPHDMLPESTEGRIGFVHPYIGAADVAESSIKVLLRDFDLAGLQAKEAMIRTLAADTEKEFPGVTVSVSVKENYRNMKEVLAKHPELTEYAMEAARRAGLEPFVEPIRGGTDGSKLTFRGLPCPNIFTGGHEFHGKLEFNSRRGLEKTTETLVHLVQIFAERA